The following DNA comes from Magnolia sinica isolate HGM2019 chromosome 18, MsV1, whole genome shotgun sequence.
CATACTTCTAACATGGACCGTCAAACCGTCTCTTGTCTCATAAAATGTgcgtcccacctgatgagcaagCCCGCCTGCTTTTGCCGAGGGAGTTTTATTGGTGGGACCCGCTGAAACTGGCTTAATTTTTCTACACGTGTGTCAAGTGAGCATGTGTGCAGCAAGCCCCTCTTTGTATAACATTGCCTATCATGCGTGCCCCCTATCGCCATCCCTCCATCACCCCACATCCCTCTCTGCAAGCAGTTTCCTTGCACCTTCCTCCTCTCACAAACGTCGAAAAGCCGACCATCTGCCCATGTCTGACACACAACTCCGTCGAAGAATTCCGGCCACCGCCCGGAAATCGAGACCCCCACACCCCACCCGATCGCCTCATGGCCGGACCCCTCCGACACCCCGGCACTCCAAGCCACACAAGCCAATTAAACGTCTCCAACGTTGCTCTTCCGAACCGATCCTTTGGACCGTTGGACTCATCGAAGCCGATCaaaaccaccaccaccaccaccagcaaACTCTGCTCTTTCGACCCCAGACATGCACTGACGTGTTTACATCGCCGCTTCGGTCTCTGTCTCCTTCTCCCTACTCATTTCACGTAATTCCTATTTCGGTCTTCTTCTATTCCTCTAATTACGATTTGGGTTTCCTGTATTTCTGTCGTTTCCCTTATTTTCTCAATTTCTATACgctgtttttctttttcaatgatccagaccgttgatctatcGGGCCCCACTTTGCAAGTACCATGTTTTGATAATCTGTTGGGCCCCACTTGTTTTTCAGAGGTATAGCGATGATTCAAAGGTTGTAGTTAACGTGACTCTTGAAGGGAGTCCTGGGCCTGTGAGGACTCTGGTTAGATTGGGAGCGACGGTTGAAGATACAATCAAGCTTGTCATTAATAGATACAGCGAAGAAGGGCGCACCCCAAGGCTCGATGTCGAAGCTGCATCGGAATTCGAATTGCATCACTCATATTTCAGCCTCGAAAGTAAGttgaattttgttttgtttttttaaaattaaaaatgttTTTTGTTGTTTGTGTTTTCATGTGaccatttgattttgttttctgttGGGAGGGGTTGATTTTGTGATGAAAATGAAAGCCCTGTTTTGAAATTTTGGCTGCGTTTGGATCCACAACTGAGCTGAATTGGGAATACTCAGCTCAGTCAAGGGAAATGACTTGATTGGAGTGGTGTTTCATCGCACTAATACTGAGGAAATATCCTTAAGATTGGATTTAGATTCCTTTAAAGTtcaacttgaaagtaatgtaattgtgatttggagcCTAGTTTCTACTTATGAACTAATTATTGTGATCCAATTCAATAgcacatccaaacgcagcctatgTGTTTTGTTAAAATCATTAGCCTTTTTTATGAGTTTTAGAACTTTGGCTCAAGAGATGGGACTGTTGAGTTCTCATCTTTTCGATTTCTGTTTGAGTGTGTTTGTGTTTATGA
Coding sequences within:
- the LOC131233537 gene encoding uncharacterized protein At4g22758-like, whose protein sequence is MCAASPSLYNIAYHACPLSPSLHHPTSLSASSFLAPSSSHKRRKADHLPMSDTQLRRRIPATARKSRPPHPTRSPHGRTPPTPRHSKPHKPIKRLQRCSSEPILWTVGLIEADQNHHHHHQQTLLFRPQTCTDVFTSPLRSLSPSPYSFHRYSDDSKVVVNVTLEGSPGPVRTLVRLGATVEDTIKLVINRYSEEGRTPRLDVEAASEFELHHSYFSLESMNKTERIGEMGSRNFFLRRSCSSRSSSNFDDEGDGRRRGTDNAASSREEIVNANPPPQLFLSFIARRISKIGRRTKKIWNILGCMSCG